In Rana temporaria chromosome 3, aRanTem1.1, whole genome shotgun sequence, a single window of DNA contains:
- the LOC120930585 gene encoding homeobox protein siamois-like — MENDPELEQVICNALSLQEDYPDLYLPTKSVGSSGTFPSDVELQLPLKNPNTLQNTLVELYSIIGFPQETPTSGTIVTVKQEESTQTTCIQDQLHCTSQNTAALNRPYLVDEQESHNMIRGDIEDQLPSTSSQKSRKRTLYNKQQTLFLQKQFNFNPYPDYVSRCCFSQITGIPEPRIQVWFQNRRARYQTKPPGSQETENALMAGRKTNFVCAGSPYPKVCKNS; from the exons ATGGAAAATGACCCGGAGTTGGAGCAGGTTATTTGTAATGCTCTTTCCCTACAAGAGGACTATCCTGACCTTTATCTGCCCACCAAGTCAGTGGGCAGCTCTGGGACTTTTCCTTCAGATGTGGAATTACAATTGCCTTTGAAGAACCCAAACACCCTTCAGAACACCCTAGTGGAGCTTTATTCAATTATTGGGTTCCCACAAGAAACCCCAACAAGTGGCACCATTGTTACTGTCAAGCAAGAGGAGTCCACACAAACCACGTGCATCCAGGATCAGCTTCATTGCACAAGTCAAAACACAGCTGCGCTTAACA GGCCCTACCTTGTGGATGAACAAGAAAGTCATAATATGATCAGAGGTGACATAGAAGATCAGCTTCCATCAACTTCAAGTCAGAAGTCTAGAAAAAGAACCTTATACAATAAACAACAAACCCTCTTCCTTCAAAAACAGTTTAACTTCAATCCCTACCCAGACTATGTGAGCAGATGCTGCTTCTCACAGATAACCGGGATACCAGAACCCAGAATACAG GTCTGGTTCCAAAACCGAAGAGCAAGATACCAGACGAAACCTCCCGGTTCTCAGGAAACTGAAAATGCCTTAATGGCGGGAAGAAAGACAAACTTTGTATGTGCAGGATCTCCTTATCCAAAAGTATGCAAAAACAGCTAA